GGCAAGAAGTACTTCTGGCTCGCCCGCACGGTCACCGGCAGCACCGGCGGGCACGGCGAACCGGGCAAGACCTTCGCCATCGGGCTCGGCTGCGAACTGCGGCACGCCGTGCGCCTGGTCTACTCCGACGGGCTGGCGCTGGGCGCCGGCGCCGCGGTGACCCCGATCGGGATGGGCTGCAAGGTGTGCGAACGCCCGGCCTGCCCGCAGCGGGCGTTCCCGGCGATCGGCCGGCCGCTGCGGGTGGACGAGCACGCCAGCGGGGTGCTGCCCTACCCGCCGGCGCCGTGACCGCGCGATGAGGGCTGCGCCACTCTCGACATAGTAGGACTTCCTACTTTATGGTGTCACCAAGGTCCACGGTGCAGGGAAGTCCGGTGCGAATCCGGCGCGGTCCCGCCACTGTGACCGGGGAGCGGTCCCCGAGGCAAGGCCACTGGCGCGAGCCGGGAAGGCCGGGGCGCCGCAGATCCGGGAGCCAGGATACCGGCTGTGGACGTCCGTGTTCGTCCACGAGGATGGAGCAGAACGCATGCGGATTCTTCCTGCCTGCGCGAACGCCGCCGGTCCACCCCAGGTGCCCCGGTAGCGCCGCCGCGCCCGTCCGGCGGGCGCGGCAGCGGTGGCGTGCCCGGTGCCTGCCGTGCCGGGGCCGTGCGCTGTGACGGGCCGATCGGCGCCCGGGCAGTGGTGTGCGGTCCCCGGTGCCCGGGGTGACCGCGCTCGTCATCCGGTGCCTGCGCCCTGCCGGTCGTCGCGGCTCGCTGCCGTGCGCCCCGGCCTCCTCCTGCGTGCTTTCCGAAAGGCTGATCATGATCCCCGAACTCACCCACTTCATCGGAGGCAAGCCGATCCCCGGCACCTCCGGGCGGTTCTCCGACGTCTTCGACCCCAGCACCGGCGCGGTGCAGGCACGAGTACCGCTGGCCTCCGTCGATGAGGTCGCCGCCGCGGTGGACATCGCCGTCGAAGGGCAGCGGGAATGGGCGCGGTGGAACCCGCAGCGGCGCGCCCGGGTGCTGATGCGCTTCCTCGACCTGGTGCGCCACGGCGAGGACAGCCTCGCGCAGCTGCTGTCGTCCGAGCACGGCAAGACCGTCGCCGACGCGCACGGCGACATCCAGCGCGGGCTCGAAGTGGTCGAGTTCGCGCTCGGTATCCCGCACCTGCTCAAGGGCGAGTACAGCGACAGCGCGGGCACCGGCATCGACGTCTACTCGATGCGGCAGCCGCTCGGCGTGGTCGCCGGGATCACCCCGTTCAACTTCCCGGCGATGATCCCGCTGTGGAAGGCCGCGCCGGCGATCGCCTGCGGCAACGCGTTCGTGCTCAAGCCGTCCGAGCGGGACCCGTCCGTGCCGCTGCGGCTGGCGGAGCTGTTCCTCAAGGCCGGTCTGCCGCCGGGCGTGTTCTCGGTGGTCAACGGCGACAAGGAGGCGGTCGACGCGCTCCTGACCGAGCCCCGGGTGCAGGCGGTCGGTTTCGTCGGGTCGTCCGACATCGCGCAGTACGTGTACGCCACCGCGGCCGCGCACGGCAAGCGGGCGCAGTGCTTCGGCGGTGCGAAGAACCACATGATCGTGATGCCCGACGCCGATCTCGACCAGGTCGTGGACGCGTTGGTCGGCGCCGGTTACGGGTCCGCGGGGGAGCGGTGCATGGCGATCTCGGTCGCCGTCCCGGTCGGCGAGGCCACCGCGGACGCACTCGTCGAGCGGCTCGCCGAACGGGTGCGGAACCTGAAGGTCGGCCCGGCGCTGGCCGAGACGTCCGACTTCGGGCCGCTGGTCACCGCCGCGGCCGCACAGCGTGCCCGGGATTACGTCCGCGTCGGCGTGGCGGAGGGCGCCGAACTGGTGGTGGACGGCCGCGACCTGACCGTGCCCGGTCACGAGAACGGCTTCTTCCTGGGCGGCTGCCTGTTCGACCGGGTCACCCCGGACATGCGGATCTACCGGGAGGAGATCTTCGGCCCGGTCCTTTCGATCGTGCGGGCCGACACGTACGAGGAGGCCCTGCGGCTGCCGAGCGAGCACGAATACGGCAACGGCGTCGCGATCTTCACCCGCGACGGCGACACCGCGCGGGACTTCACCTCGCGCGTCGACACCGGCATGGTCGGGGTGAACGTGCCCATTCCGGTGCCGATCGCCTACCATACCTTCGGCGGCTGGAAGCGGTCCGGCTTCGGCGACCTCAATCAGCACGGCCCGGACTCGATCCGCTTCTACACCAAGACGAAGACGGTCACCTCGCGCTGGCCGTCCGGCATCAAGGAAGACGCCTCCTTCGTCATCCCGACGATGGACTGAGGCCCGCCATGCATCTCACCGACGAACAGCGTGCGGTACGCCAGACGGCGGCGGAGTTCGCCGCGGAGCATCTGGCCCCGCACGCGGTGGACTGGGACCGGAACCGGCATTTCCCGGTCGACGTGCTGCGCAAGGCGGCGCAACTCGGGCTCGGCGGCCTGTACCTGCCCGAGGACGTCGGCGGCTCCGAGCTGGGCCGGTTCGACGGCGTGCTCGCCTTCGAGGCGCTGGCGACCGGCTGCCCGTCGATCGCCGCGTACATCTCGATCCACAACATGGTCACCGCGATGATCGACCGCTTCGGCGATACCGCGCAACGGCATCGGTACCTGCCCCGGATGTCCACAATGGAGGCTCTGGGCAGCTACTGCCTGACCGAGCCGGGCGCGGGTTCGGACGCGGCCGCGCTCACCACGAAGGCCCGCCGGGACGGCAGCGAGTACGTGCTGGACGGGGTCAAGCAGTTCATCTCCGGCGCGGGAACGGCCGAGGTGTACGTGGTGCTGGCCCGCACCGGCGGCCCCGGTGCGCGCGGGATCTCCGCGTTCATCGTGGAGCGGGACACCCCCGGTCTTTCCTTCGGCCCCAACGAAAGCAAGATGGGCTGGCACGCGCAGCCGACCCGGCAGGTGATTCTGGACGGAGTGCGGGTCCCGGAGAGCGCGCTGCTCGGCGAAGCCGGGAGCGGGTTCCGGGTCGCGATGGCGGCGCTGGACGGCGGGCGGCTGAACATCGCCGCGTGCTCGCTCGGCGGGGCGAAGACCGCGCTGGACAAGGCGGTTCGGCACCTCACCGAACGCAAAGCCTTCGGCAGCCCGCTTTCCGAGGCGCAGGCGCTGCAGTTCCGGCTTGCCGACATGCGCACCGAGCTGGAAGCGGCGCGGACCCTCCTGTGGCGCGCGGCCGACGCCTACGATCGGGGTGATCCGGAGGCGACCCCGTTGTCCGCGATGGCGAAGCGGTTCTGCACCGACACCGGGTTCGCCGTCGCGAACGAGGCGCTCCAGCTGCACGGGGGCTACGGCTACCTCACCGAATACGGCGTGGAGAAGATCGTGCGCGATCTGCGCGTGCACCAGATCCTGGAAGGGACCAACGAAATCATGCGGGTCATCATTTCCCGCCGGATGCTGCAGGAGGCCTCGTGAGTGAAGTCGAGTTCATCGTCCACAGCGGACTCGGCCGGATCACGCTGAACCGGCCACGCGCGCTCAACGCGCTGAACCACGAGATGGTCCGCGCCATCATCGCGCAGTTGCAGTCCTGGCGGGACGACGCCGGTGTCCGCGCGGTGCTGGTCGAGGGCGCCGGCGAGCGCGGCCTGTGCGCGGGCGGGGACATCCGGTCGATTTACGAGGACGCCAAGGCCGGCGGTACGGACTCGCTCGAGTTCTGGGCCGACGAGTACCGGATGAACGCGCTGATCGGCCGGTACCCGAAGCCGTACCTGGCGATCATGGACGGGATCGTGATGGGCGGTGGGGTCGGCGTTTCCGCGCACGGCAGCCACCGGGTGGTCACCGACCGGACCCGGCTGGCCATGCCGGAGGCCGGGATCGGTTTCGTGCCCGACGTCGGCGGCACCTATCTGCTCTCGCGTGCACCGGGTGAACTCGGCACGCACGTGGCGCTGACCGCAGGCAGTGTCAGCGGGGCGGATGCGATCCACTGTGGACTCGCCGACCACTACGTCCCGGCCGCCCGGCTCCCTGACCTGTTCGACGCACTGGCCACCCGGACCCCGGACGAGGCACTCGAACTCGTCGCGGAACCTCCGCCGCCGAGCGTGCTTGCCGAGGCGCGGGAGTGGATCGACCACTGCTACGCGGCCGAGACCGTGGAGGAGATCCTCGTCCGGTTGCAGGACGGCGGGGAGGCCGCCGTGGCCGCGGCCAAGGAGATCGAGGGCAAGTCGCCGACCTCGCTGAAGGTGACGCTGCGGGCGTTGCGCGAAGCCGCGCGGCTGCCGGACCTGCCGAGCGTGCTGAAGCAGGAGTACCGGATCTCGCACCACGCGTTCCGTTCCGCCGACTTCGCCGAGGGGGTGCGGGCGCAGATCATCGACAAGGACCGTTCGCCGCGCTGGTCCCCGGCGACGCTCGCGGAGGTGGGCGACGACCTCGTCGCCGCGTACTTCGAAGACCTGGGCAACGACGAACTGACCGGGGTGACGCCGCGATGACCGTCGCGTTTCTGGGGCTGGGCAACATGGGCGGCCCGATGGCCGCGAACCTGGTGGCCGCCGGCGAACAGGTGACCGGCTACGACCCGGTGGCCGAGGCCGCCGCCACGGCGGGCGAACGCGGGGTCACGGTGGTCTCCTCGCCGGCGGTTGCGGCCGAGGGGGCGTCGGTCGTGATCACCATGCTGCCCAGCGGGAAGCACGTCCTCGACCTGTACCGCGAGATCGTGCCCGCCGCCGCGCCGGGCACCCTGTTCCTGGACTGCTCGACGATCGAGGTCGCCGACGCGCGAGCGGCCGCCGAGCTGGCCGAACAGGCCGGGCACCTGGCCGTCGACGCCCCCGTCTCCGGTGGTGTAGTGGGAGCCCAGGCGGGCTCGCTCACGTTCATGATCGGCGGCCGGTCCGCTGCCTATGACGCGGCCGAGCCCTATCTGCGCCACCTCGGCGCCCGGTTCGTCCACTGTGGAGAGTCCGGAGCCGGGCAGGCGGCGAAGATCTGCAACAACCTGATCCTCGGCGTCTCGATGGTCGCGGTCAGCGAGGCTTTCGCGCTGGGGCAGCGGCTCGGGCTCACCGACCAGGCGTTGTTCGACGTCGCCTCCACGGCGTCCGGCCAATGCTGGGCGCTGACCACCAACTGCCCCGTGCCCGGCCCGGTGCCCACCAGCCCCGCGAACCGGGATTATCAGGGCGGGTTCGCCAGCGGCCTGATGCTCAAGGACCTGCGCTTGGCGCAAGCCGCCGCGGAGGCCACCGGCGCGGACACCGCACTGGCCCGGCACGCCACCGAGCTGTACGCCGGGTTCGTCGCCGAGGACGGCCCGGCCCGGGACTTCTCCGCCATCGTCACCACACTCCGGGAGCACGGATGACCGTTACCGTCGAACGCCCCGCGTCGCGGGTCGCGCTGATCACGCTGAACCGGCCGCAGGCGCTCAACGCGCTGAACCTGGAGACCATGCGCGAACTGACCACCGCGGCCGCCGAGCTGGACCGTTCGGCCGAGGTCGGCGCGATCGTGCTCACCGGCTCGGACCGGGCGTTCGCGGCCGGCGCCGACATCAAGGAAATGGCCTCGCGCACGTTCAGCGAGATGCATGCCGAGGATTGGTTCGCCGGCTGGGACGCGCTGACCCGCGTCCGCACCCCGCTGATCGCCGCCGTCGCCGGCCACGCCCTCGGCGGCGGCTGCGAACTCGCGATGATGTGCGACCTGCTGCTCGCCGCGGAATCCGCGCGATTCGGCCAGCCGGAGATCACCCTCGGCGTCATCCCCGGCATGGGCGGTTCCCAACGCCTGACCCGCGCGATTGGCAAGGCGAAGGCGATGGACCTGATCCTCACCGGCCGCACCATGCGCGCGGACGAGGCCGAGCGCTGCGGCCTGGTCTCCCGGGTGGTCCCGAACGAGCAGCTGCGCGCCGAAGCGATCGAGGTTGCCGCGAAGATCGCTTCGATGTCCCTCGTCGCGGCGCGGACTGCGAAGGAAGCGGTCAACCGTTCCTTCGAGAGCAGTCTGGCTGAGGGGGTGTTGTTCGAGCGGCGGGTGTTTCACGCGCTGTTCGCTACGGAGGATCAGAAGGAGGGGATGGCGGCCTTCACGGAGAAGCGGAAGCCGGACTTCCGGCACTGCTGATCTGGGGTTGCCCCGGCTCCGCCGCTCCGCTCGGCTTCTGTGCGGGGGTATCAAGGCTGTGAAGGGAACCTTCACGGACGCTGAGTCCGTGAAGGTTCCCTTCACAGCCGATGAACGCTGGCGCGTTGCCGGGGCGCGGTGTTTGGCGGGCGACTCGGGCGCCTCGGCTCGGTCCACCCGGGTCGTGATGCGCCGGTCTCGCAGGAAGGCTCGCGGATCTGGCGGCCGGGGTCGGGACCACCCCCGCTCGCGCGGGGAAGACGCGGTGCGGGACGATCGCGAGCGCGTCTGGCCAGGACCACCCCCGCTCGCGCGGGGAAGACGCAGCGCGTCGAGCAGTGGCGCGCGGCGCCGCCAGGACCACCCCCGCTCGCGCGGGGAAGACTGCTGTGGGACGTGCCGGCCACCAAGGCCACCGGGACCACCCCCGCTCGCGCGGGGAAGACTGTTCTTCGTCGTCTCCTTCGATATGAAGCGGCGGACCACCCCCGCTCGCGCGGGGAAGACCGAAGCGGCTGCGGCGTTCGCGCAGTCCCAGGCGGACCACCCCCGCTCGCGCGGGGAAGACTCCTGGCTGAGGACTTCTGCTGAAGCCCACCGAGGACCACCCCCGCTCGCGCGGGGAAGACCTGGGTATCGGGACCTAGGGGCGCGAAGTCCGTGGACCATCCCCGCTCGCGCGGGGAAGACTGAACATGCCCGCTTCTCTTGACTTCGCGGCCGGGACCATCCCCGCTCGCGCGGGGAAGACTGCCTGAACTACGCACTGGATCACCGGGAGCGGGGACCATCCCCGCTCGCGCGGGGAAGACCGGGCGAAGAGCACGTCGTCCTCGTCGAGCACCGGACCATCCCCGCTCGCGCGGGGAAGACATCAGCTCGCGGTAGAAGGGCACGCGCTCGGGCGGACCATCCCCGCTCGCGCGGGGAAGACCGGCGGCCTGACCGGCATCCTGCTGACCGCGCCGGACCATCCCCGCTCGCGCGGGGAAGACGGGCTCGGCGGGTGCCGGGCCGAGAGGGGGTGCGGACCATCCCCGCTCGCGCGGGGAAGACTCGCCCGCGCTACCGCCGAGTGTGCACGGTTTGGGACCATCCCCGCTCGCGCGGGGAAGACCATGTCCGGCTTGATCTCGCGCACCGCGATCCGGGACCATCCCCGCTCGCGCGGGGAAGACCGGTGCTGGGACCCGGGCCAGCACCGGGAACCGGGACCATCCCCGCTCGCGCGGGGAAGACCGCCGGCGAAGGCGGCCTCGTCCTCGAAGCCGACGGACCATCCCCGCTCGCGCGGGGAAGACCATGTCCGGCTTGATCTCGCGCACCGCGATCCGGGACCATCCCCGCTCGCGCGGGGAAGACCGGTGCTGGGACCCGGGCCAGCACCGGGAACCGGGACCATCCCCGCTCGCGCGGGGAAGACCGCCGGCGAAGGCGGCCTCGTCCTCGAAGCCGACGGACCATCCCCGCTCGCGCGGGGAAGACTTCGAGGCCGAGAACGGGGCCGTGCTCGCACAAGGACCATCCCCGCTCGCGCGGGGAAGACCGACTGGGCCCTGATCGAGCGGCACTGGACGGAGGACCATCCCCGCTCGCGCGGGGAAGACTGGCCGCCTTCGCCCGTGACGACACACGCCAGCGGACCATCCCCGCTCGCGCGGGGAAGACAAACCGGAGCAGCGGGACGGCATCGAGTACGAGGGACCATCCCCGCTCGCGCGGGGAAGACGCGTTTGGTGGGGGTGGTGCGTGCGCGGTGGCGGGACCATCCCCGCTCGCGCGGGGAAGACCGGTGCGGCGGCTCGGCCTGGTAGCCACCCTCGGGACCATCCCCGCTCGCGCGGGGAAGACGGCACCCCGCCATGGCTGATCGAGAAGGGGAACGGACCATCCCCGCTCGCGCGGGGAAGACAGCTGGCGCGGGTGCTCGACGCCCCGCTGGCCAGGACCATCCCCGCTCGCGCGGGGAAGACGGTGGTGTCCACGTCAGCGGACGTCGCCCGCTCGGACCATCCCCGCTCGCGCGGGGAAGACACCTGGGCCCGTTTCCCGGACCCGACCCACAACGGACCATCCCCGCTCGCGCGGGGAAGACTCCAGTCCTCGGGCTACGCGGCGACGCAGACCGGGACCATCCCCGCTCGCGCGGGGAAGACCGGAACGGCGACGATACTGGCCGCGCGTCCTCGGGACCATCCCCGCTCGCGCGGGGAAGACTCGCATGTCGGGCACGCGGGGTGTCTGGTCACTGGACCATCCCCGCTCGCGCGGGGAAGACACACTTCTTGACCTGCAAGTTTACCCCCGCCGTGCCCAGTTTTGCTTCACTTTGCATCCCCGCTCAGCACGAACCGGCCAGCCTCGCCCTGGCAGCGCCCCACCCGGCCCACCCACAGCCACCCCACCGAAGCGACCTCCCCACCAGACACCCACCGCCCTACTCAACCACCGCCGCAACCTGCCCTGCAGTCCGCCGAAACCGCCCGGGCGCCACCCCGTAATGCCGCCGGAACGCCCCGGAGAACGCGAACTCCGTCGAGTACCCGATCTGCCGGGCGATCGCCGCCAACGGTGCGTCGGTCTCGCGGAGCAGGCGGGCGCCGCGGCCGAGCCGCCAGCCGGTGAGGTAGCTCATCTGCGGCTGGCCGACCTGGGCGGTGAATCGCCGGGTGAACGCGGTCCGCGGCAGCCCGGCGATCTCGCTGAGGCCCGCCACGTTCCACGGGTGCTGCGGGTGCTCGTGGATCCGGCGCAGTGCGGCGGCGATCCCCGGATCGTCGGTGGCGGGCAGGCCGGTGTCCTGGTCGTGCCACAGCCGAAGG
This Amycolatopsis sulphurea DNA region includes the following protein-coding sequences:
- a CDS encoding CoA-acylating methylmalonate-semialdehyde dehydrogenase, with the translated sequence MIPELTHFIGGKPIPGTSGRFSDVFDPSTGAVQARVPLASVDEVAAAVDIAVEGQREWARWNPQRRARVLMRFLDLVRHGEDSLAQLLSSEHGKTVADAHGDIQRGLEVVEFALGIPHLLKGEYSDSAGTGIDVYSMRQPLGVVAGITPFNFPAMIPLWKAAPAIACGNAFVLKPSERDPSVPLRLAELFLKAGLPPGVFSVVNGDKEAVDALLTEPRVQAVGFVGSSDIAQYVYATAAAHGKRAQCFGGAKNHMIVMPDADLDQVVDALVGAGYGSAGERCMAISVAVPVGEATADALVERLAERVRNLKVGPALAETSDFGPLVTAAAAQRARDYVRVGVAEGAELVVDGRDLTVPGHENGFFLGGCLFDRVTPDMRIYREEIFGPVLSIVRADTYEEALRLPSEHEYGNGVAIFTRDGDTARDFTSRVDTGMVGVNVPIPVPIAYHTFGGWKRSGFGDLNQHGPDSIRFYTKTKTVTSRWPSGIKEDASFVIPTMD
- a CDS encoding acyl-CoA dehydrogenase family protein translates to MHLTDEQRAVRQTAAEFAAEHLAPHAVDWDRNRHFPVDVLRKAAQLGLGGLYLPEDVGGSELGRFDGVLAFEALATGCPSIAAYISIHNMVTAMIDRFGDTAQRHRYLPRMSTMEALGSYCLTEPGAGSDAAALTTKARRDGSEYVLDGVKQFISGAGTAEVYVVLARTGGPGARGISAFIVERDTPGLSFGPNESKMGWHAQPTRQVILDGVRVPESALLGEAGSGFRVAMAALDGGRLNIAACSLGGAKTALDKAVRHLTERKAFGSPLSEAQALQFRLADMRTELEAARTLLWRAADAYDRGDPEATPLSAMAKRFCTDTGFAVANEALQLHGGYGYLTEYGVEKIVRDLRVHQILEGTNEIMRVIISRRMLQEAS
- a CDS encoding enoyl-CoA hydratase/isomerase family protein; protein product: MSEVEFIVHSGLGRITLNRPRALNALNHEMVRAIIAQLQSWRDDAGVRAVLVEGAGERGLCAGGDIRSIYEDAKAGGTDSLEFWADEYRMNALIGRYPKPYLAIMDGIVMGGGVGVSAHGSHRVVTDRTRLAMPEAGIGFVPDVGGTYLLSRAPGELGTHVALTAGSVSGADAIHCGLADHYVPAARLPDLFDALATRTPDEALELVAEPPPPSVLAEAREWIDHCYAAETVEEILVRLQDGGEAAVAAAKEIEGKSPTSLKVTLRALREAARLPDLPSVLKQEYRISHHAFRSADFAEGVRAQIIDKDRSPRWSPATLAEVGDDLVAAYFEDLGNDELTGVTPR
- the mmsB gene encoding 3-hydroxyisobutyrate dehydrogenase, whose translation is MTVAFLGLGNMGGPMAANLVAAGEQVTGYDPVAEAAATAGERGVTVVSSPAVAAEGASVVITMLPSGKHVLDLYREIVPAAAPGTLFLDCSTIEVADARAAAELAEQAGHLAVDAPVSGGVVGAQAGSLTFMIGGRSAAYDAAEPYLRHLGARFVHCGESGAGQAAKICNNLILGVSMVAVSEAFALGQRLGLTDQALFDVASTASGQCWALTTNCPVPGPVPTSPANRDYQGGFASGLMLKDLRLAQAAAEATGADTALARHATELYAGFVAEDGPARDFSAIVTTLREHG
- a CDS encoding enoyl-CoA hydratase, whose product is MTVTVERPASRVALITLNRPQALNALNLETMRELTTAAAELDRSAEVGAIVLTGSDRAFAAGADIKEMASRTFSEMHAEDWFAGWDALTRVRTPLIAAVAGHALGGGCELAMMCDLLLAAESARFGQPEITLGVIPGMGGSQRLTRAIGKAKAMDLILTGRTMRADEAERCGLVSRVVPNEQLRAEAIEVAAKIASMSLVAARTAKEAVNRSFESSLAEGVLFERRVFHALFATEDQKEGMAAFTEKRKPDFRHC